The genomic region AAAATTATCTTTATGAAAAAAGAATACCACAAAAAAATGTGAAATGAAAATGGGCTTATGCTCTCTTTCCGTGGGATTTCTTGCCCTCGGTCTGCACTACTGCGGGTGCAGTCTTTGCTGCGGGAGCAACTACCTTCTTTTCCTTATTTGACATGGTTATCACTTCCTTTTTCAGTTATTTTTCGTTGATTGTGGTTTTTGCCACATATTCATGTTATCCTGGTGCCGGGATATACGCTTTGTCCCTTTGAAGAAATTGAAACGATTTTGCATGGGTATTTTTGCGGAAAGGGGGCGGGAAACGCGCCGGGGGATTTGAGGATTAAGAGATTTGGAGATTGGTAATATGGGGAGATGAGGTACTGCTCCGCGAGCATGAATCGAAATTTTTCGTATTCTGCAAACGAATTAAAAATGCACACACTCTCTCATTTTTGCATTCTCTTCAAGGCGAACGGATCCCGGATTCAAAAAGAGAGAACTCTTCTTCTGCTACGGTCATCTTCTCACAAGGATCCCGGGAACATCGAGCCAGTGAGCAATCTGCAAATATAAATTGGAAGATTTCGGAAATTACTCATACCTTAATTATGGAGGAACCGTATGAGATTCCACGCAGGTGGAATTACACGCAACCAGATCCTTCCGGCAGAAGAGATCGCGGGGAGGGGATTTGTACGGATTATTCGTCAGGCAGATACTGTAATAGAACGAACAGATATGCAGGCACTTATTGAAGAAGAGTGCTCCAATGCCCAGCTGGTGAACATTTCCCGCATTTTCATCGGGAGTCGCATCTTCAACAGTATCGATGCCGGCGGCAAAACTTGCCAGAAGCGACAGGCCGATCATGGCAAGAACGAGCCGGGCAGAAAATGTATTCCATGATACGGGCTTCATCTGTTTCTCCGTACACCTCGATTCATGTTACTCTTCTCATGCAGGCCTATAAGATTGTCGAATTGTACAAGCAATCCATATCAAAAGATTTCCTGATGTTCGGGAAATCCAGGAATCCCGGGCCCCGTGATTATACCAATGCCATTTTTATCCTGCCGTAAAAGTATGATTCCCGTTATATGTAATGATTTTTTTTATTCCGTGCGCCGGTGAGCGAACATCCGGGTCATCGTAATGAGCGGGCATTCAGCAATCGCTATATCTACCCCGTCCCCCCAGTATATTTGTATGCAGACACCGGACCCCGCCTCCATCCATGCGGCCCTTGCCGACGCAACGTTCCGGGCCTACCGGGAAGCAGTCATCCGCCTCCCGCTGGACGTTTTGAAAGTGATCGGGGATGCAGCCCGCACCGAGACAAACCCGGTTGCCCGGGGCGAGTTTGCCAATATCCTGAGGAACATCAAGACCGCAGGGGAACTCGGCGTGCCGATGTGCCAGGATACCGGTGTCCCGGTCATTTACCTGACAATCCCGCCGCACATCCCGCTCACGCAGGATCTGTACGATGCCGTGGCCGCAGGCGTCCGCAGGGCTGTAAAAGAAGTTCCGCTCCGGCCCAACGTGGTCGATCCCCTCACCCGTCATAATTCGAATGACAACACCGGCGAGGGGATGCCGGCAATCCACGTGAGGCCCGGCCCGAAATTCACGGTTACCGTTCTGCCCAAGGGCGCCGGGGCCGAGAACATGTCGCGGATCGCAATGCTGCTTCCTTCCCAGAAAGACCAGATCGAGAAGTTCGTGGTCGAGACCGTGTACCTGGCCGGTTCCCGTCCCTGCCCCCCGCTCATCATCGGTGTCGGAATTGGCGGCACGTTCGATGGCGCAGCAGCGCTTGCAAAAGAAGCCCTCCTTGAACCGGTCGATATAATGACCGGTCTCGAACAGGAAATCCTCTGCGCCGTCAACCGGCTCGGGATCGGGCCTATGGGTCTTGGCGGGGACTTCACGGCCCTTGCGGTCAAAGTGAAGACAGCCGGCTGCCACACGGCATCGCTGCCGGTTGCCGTCAACATCCAGTGCTGGGCGAACCGGCACGTGACGGTCGAGGTGCGGGTATGAGCACAGCACCCGTTCCGCTCACAACCCCGCTTGGCGAAGAAGTCCTTTCGCTGCGGGCCGGCGATCAGGTCGAGCTCTCGGGCATTGTCTACACGGCCCGCGACGAGGCTCATCTCCGGATGCAGGAGCAGGGGATCCCGTTCGATCCCAAAGGAGCGGTCATCTACCACTGCGGCCCGGTCATTGCGGACAACCGGGTCATCGCAGCCGGTCCAACAACTTCCGCCCGGATGAACGAACTCTCCGGGTTCCTGATCGACAAAGGCGTGCGGGGCCTCATCGGGAAAGGGGGAATGGGAAGAACGGTGCGGGAACAGCTCCGGGAAAGGGGCGTGTACTTCGCGTTCACCGGCGGGTGTGCAGCGCTCGCCTCCTCGCACATGACCCTGGAGGGAGTCTTTTACGAAGACCTGGGAATGGCCGAGGCGGTCTGGGCAATCCGGCTGGACCGGCTGCCGCTTGTTGTCGGCATCGACTCGCATGGCAGCGATATCTTCGATGCTGCCCGGAAAAATGCAGAAGATGCATTTAAGAATTATACAAAAAAGCCCTGCCCCGGCCGGTAGTGTCCAAAGAAGAGGTTTTTTGTAACTGCCCATGAATACATAATACGATACATAAGGACTGCCACACATGAAACTCGCCATCGACGAGACCCGGTGCAAGGGCTGCAATCTCTGTACAAAAGTCTGCCCGTACAAGATTTTCAGGGAGGGGAAAAAACCCAACCGCCGGGGGATTGTGGTGCCCGAACTGGACCGGCCCGAGCGCTGCACCAACTGCCGGCTCCGGCACCTTTACGGCAGGCAGCTCTGCGGAGTCTGCCAGCTCACCTGCCCCGACCAGGCAATTCACTGGGACGAAGAGAAA from uncultured Methanoregula sp. harbors:
- a CDS encoding 4Fe-4S dicluster domain-containing protein, encoding MKLAIDETRCKGCNLCTKVCPYKIFREGKKPNRRGIVVPELDRPERCTNCRLRHLYGRQLCGVCQLTCPDQAIHWDEEKPYELHKVAIEY
- a CDS encoding fumarate hydratase, encoding MQTPDPASIHAALADATFRAYREAVIRLPLDVLKVIGDAARTETNPVARGEFANILRNIKTAGELGVPMCQDTGVPVIYLTIPPHIPLTQDLYDAVAAGVRRAVKEVPLRPNVVDPLTRHNSNDNTGEGMPAIHVRPGPKFTVTVLPKGAGAENMSRIAMLLPSQKDQIEKFVVETVYLAGSRPCPPLIIGVGIGGTFDGAAALAKEALLEPVDIMTGLEQEILCAVNRLGIGPMGLGGDFTALAVKVKTAGCHTASLPVAVNIQCWANRHVTVEVRV
- a CDS encoding FumA C-terminus/TtdB family hydratase beta subunit, with the translated sequence MSTAPVPLTTPLGEEVLSLRAGDQVELSGIVYTARDEAHLRMQEQGIPFDPKGAVIYHCGPVIADNRVIAAGPTTSARMNELSGFLIDKGVRGLIGKGGMGRTVREQLRERGVYFAFTGGCAALASSHMTLEGVFYEDLGMAEAVWAIRLDRLPLVVGIDSHGSDIFDAARKNAEDAFKNYTKKPCPGR